The nucleotide sequence ACAGCCACTAGCTGGGCCATTAGCAAAAATCAGAGAGGTGCTTTACCCAACTCATCCCCAACCCCTAAGTTAATCCAAAGTCGTGATGGACTGCTCGAACTCAATTTAGAAGCGAGTTTATCCCCTCTCAATTTCAACGCTCAACAAGCTTATCTGATGAGTTACAACCGACAACTCCCCGCGCCGCGCCTAGAAGCCAAAGCCGGAGATACCGTTCGTATCCATTTGACGAATCATCTCCAGCAACCGACTAACCTACACTATCACGGCTTACACGTTATCCCGACAGGAACCGGCGATAATCCTTTCCTGAGTATCCCTCCTCAAGAACAGTTCACCTACGAGTTCACCATTCCCCAAAATCATCCTTCTGGAATATTTTCCTATCATCCCCATCACCATCATCTTGTAGCAGAACAGGTCTTTAATGGATTAATAGGATTGTTCATTGTTCGAGGAGAATTCGATACAATTCCGGAAATAGAAGCAGCCAAAGAGGAGTTTTTAGTCTTTCAAGATTTCGCCCTCGATGCAGGAGGACATATTCAAAACACAAATCAGATGGACTTGATGAGAGGACGGGAAGGTAACTTACTGACAGTCAACGGGCAAATTCAACCCGATTTAAAAATTGCTAGAGGCGGTTTATTAAGATTACGTCTCCTCAATGCTTCTGCCTCTCGTTTTTATCGCCTATCTCTAGAAAATCATCCGTTTTACCTCATCGCCACCGACGGAAGGTCCCTCAGCGAACCCGTAGAAAGCGAGGAACTCTTGCTGGCCCCCGGGGAACGCGCGGAGGTGCTAGTCAAAGGAGAGCAAGAACCAGGGCATTACCGCTTACTAAATTTACCCTATGATCGCGGAGGAATGAGCATGATGGGAGGCGGCATGGGGATGATGGGAGGTCATCATTCAATGGTAAATACTAATCAAAGCATGCCCCAAGTTTTGGCGACTTTTACTTATCAGGGAACCTCTAACCCTTTACCTTTGCCTACCAAATTGATGCCTGTGGAGTCTTTAGCTACCCCTAAAAAGGTTCGCAAGATTGAATTATCCATGACTATGTCGATGGGAATGGGAATGAATATGGCCTTTTTGTTTAATGGCCAAGAATTTGACCCGAATCGCATAGATGCAGAGGTTAAACTGAATAGCATTGAAGATTGGGAATTGATCAATGTCGATCCTGATGGCATGGCACATCCCTTTCACCTCCATATCAATCCTTTTCAAGTGATTTCACGTAACGGACAACCCGAACCCTATCGTGCTTGGAAGGATACCATTGTAGTGCGAGGAGATGAAATGGTCACAATTCGAATTCCTTTTCGAGATTTCACCGGTAAAACTGTCTATCATTGCCATATTCTCGATCATGAGGATTTAGGCATGATGGGAATTGTTAACATCACCGCTTAATTTTAACGTAACTCGAACCCTAAATTATTGAGTGCTTCCCGCAAGCGATCACGCCCTGTTAAAGACTTTCCGGTTGCTACTCGAGTCAGAGAGTGTTCTGACCAATCTTGCATTTACTTTCATAGACTGCTTAGCTTGACACTCCCCATCTAATTACTACACTTTGTTTCGTAATATAGATGGGGATTCTTGGTTCACAGAAGATACTTGCTCTGACAGGATTACTCCAACCAAAGTAGAGGCATCTTCTCCCCCATTAGCTATAGCTAACGTTGAAAGAATTTCACTTTCAAAAGCTTTAGATCCCGTATGCCCTACGGTACTTAATCCTAATTTCAAAATGTTAATTGCTGCGTTAATATCTCTATCTTCTTCATATAGACAATGCGGACATCTATGAGTTCTAGTCGATAGAGATTTTTTGACTTTTTCACCACAGTTAGAGCAATTTTGAGATGTATTATGAGGTGGAACAGCTACAGTTGCTTTTCCATATTTAAAAGCAAAATATTCTAACCATTGACGAAAAGTTGACCAAGCAGCGTCATTAACACTTTTAGCTAACTTGGATTTAGCTAGACCTTTAACATTTAAGTCTTCATAGGCTACCAAATCGTTAGATTGGATTACGCGCAATGCCTCTCGTTGGACAAAACCTTTACGCTGCCTACTTACCCTTAGATGCTTACGGGCGTATTGTTGTCTAGCTCTTTTATAGTTGTTTGATGGCTTTTGTCCCTTCTTAAACTTCTTAGATTTACGTTGATTAAGCCGGTTTAAAAGTTTTTCAGCTTGACGATAGTATTGAGGGATTTCTACAGTTTTGCCATCACTATCTGCATAGAAAACTTTTAATCCAACATCAATTCCTACACAATGTTTAGTAGGTTCTAATGGTTTAGAGTAGCTTCTTATATCAACGCTGATACAAAACTGGACATAGTAACCATTGGCACGACGTACTAATCTAACTCGTTTAAAGGAGTCGATTGGGTAAAAGTTTAAATCCCTAGTTCCTTTTAAAGAGAGTATCCCAATTCCTTTTTTGTCGGTAAAAGTTATCTTCTTTCTATTATCAGATAATTTCCAACCTGACTGTTTATATTCAACGGAACGATTATTCTTTTGAAACTTAGGAAAACCTTTTTTACCCTTAATATTCTTTTTGCAATTGTCATAGAAACGAGAAATAGCAGCCCAAGCCCTTTCTGATGATGCCTGTCTTGCTGTTGAGTTTAATTCATCAGCAAATTTATACTCTTTAGCTAAAATACGACAATATTTATTGAGAACATATTTATCGATTTTATCCTCTCGACTAGCATCCATCCAAAGCCTTAATGCTTTATTTCTGATGAATTGTACTGTCCTGATAGCATCGTCAATAGCTAAGACTTGATTAGGCTTTACCACTGCTTTCATTTCTAAAACAATCATTGTTTACCGACCTCAAACAACTATGTTTTTATGCTAGTAGCAAGAGCGCAAAATGTCAATATGTGCTACGCTGTTATTATTGGTCGAGGTTTCATTCCTTCCCCTTCGCATTGCTCAGGGTCAGGACAAGCCCCACCGTTCAATGTGGGTATTTTTGTAGAATTTATAGGTGGGGTCTTCACCTCAACATTTCTGATAAACCATACTTAAACCGAGAGATTCAGCCGCTACTGCCGCATTTTGAGTCGCCTGCCGCGTCATTTTAAGGCTTCTTCAATCGCTCGCTCTTTTTGAGGGTCTTTTCCTTGAGCATATTCAAGCGTAAAAGGCACTTCAAGATCCGGTTTAACGCCTACTCCTTCTAAGCGATATTGATCATTAACATAAACATTCGCTACTGCCACATAAAGTAAGCTGCCATCAGACATTAAAAAAGCCCGTCCAGCTACTACTGCGCCGGGTGTTGGTGACCCCACGACAGGGCCGATTTTATATTGCTGAAATCCAAAAGCGAGAATTTCTTTGCTGCTGCGGCTTCCCTCATTAACTAACATTACTACTGGTTTATTCCAGATAGCATAAGAATAATGTTTCCGTCCATTTCTGGGAATACTGGTAATTGATAAAGGTTTAGCCGTATAAATATTTAAAGCCGTCAAGGGCGCTCCTCCCCAACCCCCTCGCAAATCTAATACCAAAGCATCTGCTGATGCCAAACGCCCATAAAACAGTTCTTCTTCGAGCAATTGTTGATACTGATCGCCTGCATAAGACCAAATATGAACGTAACCAATTTTTCTATTTTCTCGTTCATAAACGTGAATACTAGAGTCCATTGCTTGGGAGAACATTATGCCGGCATTTATCATTTTAGGGACAACTTTTAGGGATTTTCGGCTGTTTGACTCGGCTTCTCGCTCAATTAATAAACTCACAGTTTGTCCGGCTTTATTGCGAAAAGATTCCACCGCTTCAAATGGCTTCCCGTCAACACTAATTATACGATCACCCACTAATATACCAGCCGCCTCTGCTGGAAAGCCGTCTAGAACGCCGCTAACAAAGGTTTTTCCTTCTACTTCTTTTGTAAAGATCCCAATCCCGCTATATTCAATTGTTTCTGTGGGAAACCACTGTTTTAATTGCTGGCGTAATTCCGATGAGATAGCCGCAAAAATCGCCAACAGTTGATAGTATTGTGTCTGTTGAGGAATATAATACTGAGTGTGAGAAGTTTTTAACTCAGATAACATTTGATTAATCACATTAGCCAACTCTTGTTTGGAAACGGAAGCAGCCGCTTTTGAGCGATATTTATCTTTCATCGATTCCCAGTTAACCCCATTAAAGTCGGGGTCATAAAAATTTTCTTTTACCGTTAAAAAAACTTGCTCAAAAACTTTAATATTACTCGGTTGTTGCTGGGAAAAAATAGGGTTTATAAAACTAACTAGAAAAATAAGAGTAGCGGCTAGTACAATTAATAAAGTAACGCGATGAAGTGCTTTTGTTGAATACTTACTCATGTATAGCTGATAACACGATAGACAGGTTACTTTTTGATCATGCACTTTTTTGGCTTAAACTGGCTTCTGGCCTGAGAGCAAATTTTGTGAGAATTGGAAAATTTTTTTTATACTGGTATATAAAATGAGAACGCTCAACCATGAAATCCCCCAAAAAGGTTCTCAGAGAGTCAGCACCCCGCACTGAAGTTGCGGGGCTAGGCTACGCCTCGCTGCGCGCCCGTGCCCCCCCCGTTTCAGTTAGCTGACCAGCCTAAGTCTTAAATGACTACGTTTTTAAGGTCATAATACCTACGAATGCCTCGCTAGTTCGTAGCTCTATTGTTAACAATTAAACAGTTTTACGAGGGGTAAGGCAGTGTTGTTAACCTAATAAGCCTAAAAAACATTGGCGAAGCGAACTTTACCCGTAAGGAGAGACAGAAATGTCAAATTTTGTTTTCGTCTTAGACGCTAATAAAAAACCCCTTAGTCCCTGCCATCCTTCGGTAGCACGGAAGTTACTATCACAAGGCAACGCTGTGGTTTTTCGGCGTTATCCTTTTACTATAATCTTGAGGAAACAATGTCAAACACCAACAGAAACTATCAAACTAAAGCTAGACCCCGGAAGTAAAACAACAGGACTTGCGCTAGTTCAAAAAGACCGCCTAATTTGGGGGACGGAACTAACTCATAGAGGACAACAAATTAAAAATGATTTACTAGCTAGGAGACAGCTACGTCGTAGTCGTAGAAATCGAAAAACTCGATATCGACAAGCACGGTTTCTTAACCGAAAAAAACCCGATGGTTGGCTTCCTCCTAGTTTAAATCATCGAGTGGAAACGACGATGACTTGGGTAAAACGTTTCTGTAAATTTGTCCCCGTTACTAATATTACAGTTGCGGCTTTTTTCATGTCATTGAGGGAAAAATTCGTTTTCAACGCGGCTACTTTGATAAATATAGTTGGTTTACCCAGATGGGAATTCCTATTTCTTAGTTGACAAAAAATTTTAAAATGTCGTCTCTCATTCCTTCTCATCAACTTCCTTTATTGGGCAAAAGAATTATTATTACTGCCCCTCGTAATTATGCGGGAAGATTAGCTCAAGAAATTATTAATAGTGGGGGACTGCCGATGATCATGTCAACCATTGAAACTTGTTTATTAGAAGAAGAAAATTATCAGGCATTAGATCAGGCATTAAAACAAATTAATAGATTTAATTGGATTTCTTTTACCAGTCGTCAGGGAATTGAAGCTGTTTATCAAAGACTGCTAACTTTAAAAATTTCTCTGTCTGAACTCAATCAATGTCAGTTATGTGCTATTGGGGCTGACGCATCTAGATTGACAGAATTAGGGTTAACAGTAAGCTTAATTCCTCAAGAATCCAGCCCTCAAGGAATAGTCAATGAATTGGCGAAAATGCCTAATCTTTTAGGGCAAGAAATTTTAGTGCCTGTTCCTGAAGTGGTGGGTATAACTGAACCCGATATTATTCCTAATTTTGTCCAGAGTTTAGAACAGTTAAAGTTAAAAGTTCAGCGAGTTCCTGCCTATAAAACTTGTGGTTTAGATCAAAAACTTTATGCTGTTGAACTCGAATTAATTCACACAGGGAAAATAGATGTTATTGCTTTTAGTAGTAGTGCCGAAGTAGAAGCATTTTTGCAATGGGTAGATTCTCCTAAAGCATTAGCCGCCACGATACCCGCTTGTTTTGGCCCTTATACCGCTAAAAATGCCGCTAAATTAGGGATAATACCGGCTATTGTTGCCCAAGATTATCGCTCTTATGCTGGATTTGTTAAGGCAATTGCCGATGGGTTAGTCGCTACTGATAAGAAAACAGATAATCTCAATCCCTCATTTTAGTAATTTTATCTACATCTGGAGATTGATAAAAAAGAACAATATAGCTAAAATTTTTGATAAATTAAAATAATATTTATTCCTTACGAAACAAGATATAAGCAAAAATTCGCTCTAGAATGGTTATAGAACAGCTTGTAGGAATTGCTCAATGATGACTCATCTATTCAAGCTTGACTTAGATGGAAATAATCCAAAATCCGTTAAAGACCTAAAGAGTATTAAAAAAGTTTTAGACTTAGAATTTGACAACAATTATACCCTAGAAGTTATTGACGTTATTCAGAAGCCACAACTGGCTGAAGAACAAAACATAGTCTTTACTCCGACGTTAATCAAAATACAGCCTTTACCTAAACAAAAATTTATCGGAGATTTTTCAATTGAACCCGAGGCTCTAAATTATTTAAATGGATTTAAGGATTAAAAAGTCGCTTATTTAACAGGGAAAAAATCTTCGGGTTAAAAGGAGGTTTTATAATTAAGATGGAAAAGGAGGACAACAGCACGATTGTACAAGCCCTTCTGAATATTGGTTGAGTTGTGCTTTCATTTTATGAAAACATTATTGGCGCTTTTTAATGAACAACGAAGTCAACTACAAAATGAGATTGACAAAGCAAGCAGTGTAGAGCGGGTAATTACCTCGCTTCAAAATCGACTAGATAATCTCGAAAGAAATTACACCGGACAGCTAACGATAACTCAAGTCCGTCTAGCTTCATTTTTTATAGATTCGCTGCGACAATCTATTGCCACCCTAGCCGCGACTAAGCTTTCTCAAAGCTCTTTGGATGAGTCTCAGGGAAGAATTAACCTAAACCCAAAATTATCAAGCAATCAGTTAATCTTAAAAGTGTTACAAGTCTTGATCTGTATTGGGATTTTAGGCTCTTTGTTATCCTTAAACAGAATTCCGCCGGGTGCATGGATGGCCATTTTACTCACCTTCGTGCTAGTAGGACTAGAAATCGTTTTTCAACTCGACAAAAATCACTCCTCGAGCAATTCCGGATCAGATCAAGTCTTGGAATTACCCCAACCCATATTACAGGTTAATAGTCAAATCCTTTTAGATCACCTAGCCGATGCTTTAGCCACCATTGATCAGGCCGTTAGCTCAGTAGAAGGAAACAAAAGAGACGACGAGCTTGGGCTAGAAGAACTGCCAGAATTATTAAATTTTCTCCAAAGGCTAATGGGCGCATCATTTCTTGAGCATCGTCAAATGGCTCTAGAATTAGCCAAACTTTTGCCGCAAATTTTAAGACAACAGGGAATTTATGCTCAAATTTACCGACCCAATGATCCTCAAAGTGATCGCAGTAATTTTGACTTTGAGCCAAGTATCGACCAGGAGAGCAAAGATTATGTAACCCTTTCACCTGCCTTGTTAAAAGGTGAGCGCTTACTCAGGCGAGGTCGAGTGATTGAACCAGCATCTAACCGAGATTAAATATGGAAATTATAGAAATTATTGGCTTTGATTTAGGACACGGTGAAACCGCAGTGGCTAAAGCCCTGGTGGAGGGGATCGAACCCCCTCAAATGCTTGAAATTAATAACCAAAAACATCAAATTACGGCTTTAGGATGGCATCCTCGTTTAGGTTATTTAGTGGGAGAACAAGCATTAATTCAAGCGGGTGTGACTCAGCTAAAAATTGGCTTCAAGCAAAAACCCAATCAAGAAACTGAATACAGAGAAACCATTCGTTTATTTTTATCCACTTGTTATCGTCTTCTGCAACAAACACGGCAAATTGAAGATGCTAGAAATAGCTATTTTTATGTGGGTTGTCCTTCAGGATGGTCAATCAATGAACGACAAGACTATCAAAAATTGCTGCAAGAAGCCGGCATTCCTCAACTAAGAGTCGTTCCCGAATCTCGGGCGGCTTTTATGCAAGCCAAAGAAGCCGGAAAACTTCAATATGAAAAACTGAAATCATCAGTATTAATTGTTGATATTGGCTCATCCACTACAGACTTTACCCTCGTTAAAAGTCTTCATGAAATTCCGGTGGATTTTGGCAGTAATGCTCTAGGAGCCTCATTAATTGACCGGGCGATTTTTGAGCGAACCCTTGAAGAACATGAGCAAAAAGCGTTGCTAGAAAAAATCTTTCAAGAATATCCCCATCATCAAGCCCGTTGTGAACTCGCTTGCCGCAAAGCCAAAGAAGATTATTTCTCTCATGAACAACTCTACAGCGATCCTCAATCTTTTGCTCGGGGTTTTGAATCCATCAACGAACAGATCTTTTTTATTCCGCAGGTAAATAAATTGATTATGGAGGAAATTTTAAACCATCCTTTAAAAGAATTAGGGCAAAAAAGTTGGCTCGATTCTTTTCGAGAAGCCGTCAGCGAGGGCAAAAAAAGGTTAGACGAACAAAACATCGTGCCGACGCTGGTTTTAATGACCGGTGGAGCCTCTCGCATGGGGTTTACACGTCTCCTCTGTGAAGAAATTTTTGCACAAGCCGCCACTCAAGTCCGCCCTGATCCTGAACCTGAAAGGTGTATTGCTTTGGGATTAGCGCGAGTAGGACGGTGGGATTTACGAGCGACTGCCTTTAAAGGGGAAGTTAAGCAGCTTTTTGACTCAAAAGCCCTTTATCATTTAATCCAGAAACAGATTCCCGAGTTAATAGAATTATTAAGTGAACCATTAGCCAAGGGGTTGCTGGAAAATGTGATTACTTCAGGCATAAAAGATTGGAGAAATAACAAAATCAGAACTTTAGCTGATTTAGAAATAGAACTGAAAAAACGTGCCCAAAAGTGGCTTAATAGTGAACAAGCTGAAAAAATTCTCAATGAGCAATGTAGTTATTGGTTTAATCAAAAAATTCAACCTGAATTAGCCGCCCAAACCGATCCAATTTGTCGAAAGTTTTATATTCCCCGAAGTAGTTTAAGGTTTGAGGAGGGGATTGATCCGACGCTGACTAACCCAGAGCTAAGAATTGGCGATGTTCTTTTGGCTGATACGGTAGCCCTATTAGTCAATGTGATTATTGGTGGAGGGACTCTTGCTAGTCTTATTACTTTGGTGATCACTGGACATTTTACTTTGCCCATTGCGCTCATTTATGGAGCATCAGTGATGGCGGCAGGGATGGAATTTAATCGCAAAGGTGTTAAAGAGGCGATCAAAACTAATGTAGATGTTCCTAGTTGGCTTCGTTCTAGTTTTCTCAGTGATAAAAAAATTGAAAATTTATATCAGCAAACTAAGCCAGATTTAGAGAAAACGTTAAGAGAACAACTCAAGGCCAATCAACAGGCGTTTGAACAATTAATCGAAAAAGTTGAGCAGGAACTCCAAAAAATCCTTTTCACTAAAGTTGAAGAGGCGATCATTTTAATTCAATAGTTATTAAGAATTATCCATAAACCCAGTAACGATCACGCCCTTGAGCCTTTGCCTGATAAAGGGCCTGATCAGCCGCATTAATCAGATCTAGGGGACAAGTATCGGCTGTAGGAATCATCGAGGCGATGCCAATACTAATGGTCACCGAGGAAGCCACAGCAGAGGCAAGATGGGGAATGTGAAGGTGATCAATAGCTTGCTGAACTGCCACAGCAACTTGAGTGGCTCCGTAACTGTCGGTGTTGGGTAAAAGGATGACAAATTCTTCTCCCCCATAACGAGCCACTAAATCCGTCATGCGTCGGGCTGCTTGTTTGAGGGCTTGAGCAACTTGCTTTAAACAGATATCGCCAGCAGGATGCCCATAGGTATCATTATATTGTTTAAAATAGTCGATATCGCACAGAAGTAAGGATAAAAAACGTTTTTCCCGAGTAAGACGATACCATTCATGGTTAAAATCCCGCTCAAAACAGCGTCGATTAGCGATTTGAGTCAATTCATCCACTAAAATCTGAGCCTGCAATTGTTGATACAGTTCCGATTGTCCGATGGCGATCGCTACCTGAGTCGACAGTTGAGTTAATAATTCTGCTTCGAAAGGTTCCCATTGACGAGGACTACTGCAATGATGGGCAATCAATAAGCCCCATGTTCGCTCTTTTTGCACAATCGGAACGACTAGCTTGGCCCGCACTTGTAGCCGCTCGAGTAATTCCAAATGACAGGGACTAAAGCCGGCAGTATAAATGTCTGGAACATTATTGATTTTGCCTCCGTGATAATTTCCTGCCTCAGTTTCCACAAAATAAGAGTCAGTAATCTCCCTATTTACAATAGCCAGCCATCCGGGTGCCACTGATTCGGTAACCACTATTCCACTACAGTCAGGGTTAAGACGGTAGATGATCACGCGATCTGTCTGTAAAAACTCGCGCACTTGAGCCACTGTGGTGTTGAGAATCTCTGTCAGATCAAGAGATTGGCGGATCTTGTGGGCAATTTCGTGTATCATCCGTTCTCGCACCGTTTGTTGTTGAAGTAGTTGTTCAACTCGTTTACGTTCTGTGATATCAACCACCACACCTACGCCATACTGCAATTGTCCCAAAGGGTTGTAGATGGCGGAAACGGTTAGGTTAGCCCAGAAAATCTGTCCGTTTTTGCGAACATAACGTTTGTCTGTGCAGTAGTTGGAGATTTGTCCGGACCATATTTTCTGGTGATAGTCTAGACTCAACCCATGATCATCAGGGTAAGTCAAATCAAGAAAGTTCATCTGTTTGAGTTCTGTTTGGGGATATCCGATGAGTTCACAGAACCTTTCATTGACAGAGAGCAATTTTCCCGATGAGTCGACCAGTACAATTCCGGCGTTTGCCTGTTCGTAGATGGCGCGAAATTTAGCTTCGCTTTGTTGTAGGTGGAGTTCTAACTGTTTTCTTTCGGTAATGTCGGTAAATGAAGCCACAACCCCGTAGGGTTGCTCGGAATTGGGATAAAACAACGGTTGAGAGTTGATGGAAATCCAGGTGAGGCTACCCTCCGGCTTATAAACCCCCATGACGATATTAGATTGGGGTTGTCCTGTTCGCAAAGTTACCATAGCCGGATGATTTTCTCCCCTAAACGGCGATCCGTCTTCATGGATGGCATGCCAACGAGGATCAACAGAAGTGCGTCCCATCATTTGCTCGTAGCTCAGTCCTAAAATTCGCGTTGCGCTGTGGTTGCAAGCGATAATCTGTCCATCGGCTTGATGAAGGACAATT is from Gloeothece verrucosa PCC 7822 and encodes:
- a CDS encoding multicopper oxidase family protein, whose translation is MKRRQFLLVSAASMMATTATSWAISKNQRGALPNSSPTPKLIQSRDGLLELNLEASLSPLNFNAQQAYLMSYNRQLPAPRLEAKAGDTVRIHLTNHLQQPTNLHYHGLHVIPTGTGDNPFLSIPPQEQFTYEFTIPQNHPSGIFSYHPHHHHLVAEQVFNGLIGLFIVRGEFDTIPEIEAAKEEFLVFQDFALDAGGHIQNTNQMDLMRGREGNLLTVNGQIQPDLKIARGGLLRLRLLNASASRFYRLSLENHPFYLIATDGRSLSEPVESEELLLAPGERAEVLVKGEQEPGHYRLLNLPYDRGGMSMMGGGMGMMGGHHSMVNTNQSMPQVLATFTYQGTSNPLPLPTKLMPVESLATPKKVRKIELSMTMSMGMGMNMAFLFNGQEFDPNRIDAEVKLNSIEDWELINVDPDGMAHPFHLHINPFQVISRNGQPEPYRAWKDTIVVRGDEMVTIRIPFRDFTGKTVYHCHILDHEDLGMMGIVNITA
- a CDS encoding RNA-guided endonuclease InsQ/TnpB family protein yields the protein MIVLEMKAVVKPNQVLAIDDAIRTVQFIRNKALRLWMDASREDKIDKYVLNKYCRILAKEYKFADELNSTARQASSERAWAAISRFYDNCKKNIKGKKGFPKFQKNNRSVEYKQSGWKLSDNRKKITFTDKKGIGILSLKGTRDLNFYPIDSFKRVRLVRRANGYYVQFCISVDIRSYSKPLEPTKHCVGIDVGLKVFYADSDGKTVEIPQYYRQAEKLLNRLNQRKSKKFKKGQKPSNNYKRARQQYARKHLRVSRQRKGFVQREALRVIQSNDLVAYEDLNVKGLAKSKLAKSVNDAAWSTFRQWLEYFAFKYGKATVAVPPHNTSQNCSNCGEKVKKSLSTRTHRCPHCLYEEDRDINAAINILKLGLSTVGHTGSKAFESEILSTLAIANGGEDASTLVGVILSEQVSSVNQESPSILRNKV
- a CDS encoding S41 family peptidase, giving the protein MSKYSTKALHRVTLLIVLAATLIFLVSFINPIFSQQQPSNIKVFEQVFLTVKENFYDPDFNGVNWESMKDKYRSKAAASVSKQELANVINQMLSELKTSHTQYYIPQQTQYYQLLAIFAAISSELRQQLKQWFPTETIEYSGIGIFTKEVEGKTFVSGVLDGFPAEAAGILVGDRIISVDGKPFEAVESFRNKAGQTVSLLIEREAESNSRKSLKVVPKMINAGIMFSQAMDSSIHVYERENRKIGYVHIWSYAGDQYQQLLEEELFYGRLASADALVLDLRGGWGGAPLTALNIYTAKPLSITSIPRNGRKHYSYAIWNKPVVMLVNEGSRSSKEILAFGFQQYKIGPVVGSPTPGAVVAGRAFLMSDGSLLYVAVANVYVNDQYRLEGVGVKPDLEVPFTLEYAQGKDPQKERAIEEALK
- the iscB gene encoding RNA-guided endonuclease IscB, which gives rise to MSNFVFVLDANKKPLSPCHPSVARKLLSQGNAVVFRRYPFTIILRKQCQTPTETIKLKLDPGSKTTGLALVQKDRLIWGTELTHRGQQIKNDLLARRQLRRSRRNRKTRYRQARFLNRKKPDGWLPPSLNHRVETTMTWVKRFCKFVPVTNITVAAFFMSLREKFVFNAATLINIVGLPRWEFLFLS
- a CDS encoding uroporphyrinogen-III synthase → MSSLIPSHQLPLLGKRIIITAPRNYAGRLAQEIINSGGLPMIMSTIETCLLEEENYQALDQALKQINRFNWISFTSRQGIEAVYQRLLTLKISLSELNQCQLCAIGADASRLTELGLTVSLIPQESSPQGIVNELAKMPNLLGQEILVPVPEVVGITEPDIIPNFVQSLEQLKLKVQRVPAYKTCGLDQKLYAVELELIHTGKIDVIAFSSSAEVEAFLQWVDSPKALAATIPACFGPYTAKNAAKLGIIPAIVAQDYRSYAGFVKAIADGLVATDKKTDNLNPSF
- a CDS encoding circadian clock KaiB family protein: MMTHLFKLDLDGNNPKSVKDLKSIKKVLDLEFDNNYTLEVIDVIQKPQLAEEQNIVFTPTLIKIQPLPKQKFIGDFSIEPEALNYLNGFKD
- a CDS encoding Hsp70 family protein — translated: MEIIEIIGFDLGHGETAVAKALVEGIEPPQMLEINNQKHQITALGWHPRLGYLVGEQALIQAGVTQLKIGFKQKPNQETEYRETIRLFLSTCYRLLQQTRQIEDARNSYFYVGCPSGWSINERQDYQKLLQEAGIPQLRVVPESRAAFMQAKEAGKLQYEKLKSSVLIVDIGSSTTDFTLVKSLHEIPVDFGSNALGASLIDRAIFERTLEEHEQKALLEKIFQEYPHHQARCELACRKAKEDYFSHEQLYSDPQSFARGFESINEQIFFIPQVNKLIMEEILNHPLKELGQKSWLDSFREAVSEGKKRLDEQNIVPTLVLMTGGASRMGFTRLLCEEIFAQAATQVRPDPEPERCIALGLARVGRWDLRATAFKGEVKQLFDSKALYHLIQKQIPELIELLSEPLAKGLLENVITSGIKDWRNNKIRTLADLEIELKKRAQKWLNSEQAEKILNEQCSYWFNQKIQPELAAQTDPICRKFYIPRSSLRFEEGIDPTLTNPELRIGDVLLADTVALLVNVIIGGGTLASLITLVITGHFTLPIALIYGASVMAAGMEFNRKGVKEAIKTNVDVPSWLRSSFLSDKKIENLYQQTKPDLEKTLREQLKANQQAFEQLIEKVEQELQKILFTKVEEAIILIQ
- a CDS encoding PAS domain S-box protein codes for the protein MSFTHLKTIELNIETFFEQLTALVIQIHQATDVLGILNITVQQAREILGSDRVIIYQFLGLDDGVIAAESVETPWTPIIGQLIYDPCFANKWKELYRQGRISRLEDIYSQPLQPCYLELLERLQVRANLVVPIIINHTAGAQLWGLVIAHQCDAPRQWQPLEIKFLQYIAVQLGIALEKIEQKNSKQEIINSQRLLKAANDQSLQELHWKQALLRSMTDTSTLAFYVVDNRTDSILYFNHRFCEIWGIEHLETQMQLGHLKNNDIIPDCMPLIANLPAFIESCKPLQSEENRCTHEDEISFTDGRTIRRFSSQIRDSEDRYFGRLYIFEDISERKRIEEALRESEERYRSVIAVMAEGIVLHQADGQIIACNHSATRILGLSYEQMMGRTSVDPRWHAIHEDGSPFRGENHPAMVTLRTGQPQSNIVMGVYKPEGSLTWISINSQPLFYPNSEQPYGVVASFTDITERKQLELHLQQSEAKFRAIYEQANAGIVLVDSSGKLLSVNERFCELIGYPQTELKQMNFLDLTYPDDHGLSLDYHQKIWSGQISNYCTDKRYVRKNGQIFWANLTVSAIYNPLGQLQYGVGVVVDITERKRVEQLLQQQTVRERMIHEIAHKIRQSLDLTEILNTTVAQVREFLQTDRVIIYRLNPDCSGIVVTESVAPGWLAIVNREITDSYFVETEAGNYHGGKINNVPDIYTAGFSPCHLELLERLQVRAKLVVPIVQKERTWGLLIAHHCSSPRQWEPFEAELLTQLSTQVAIAIGQSELYQQLQAQILVDELTQIANRRCFERDFNHEWYRLTREKRFLSLLLCDIDYFKQYNDTYGHPAGDICLKQVAQALKQAARRMTDLVARYGGEEFVILLPNTDSYGATQVAVAVQQAIDHLHIPHLASAVASSVTISIGIASMIPTADTCPLDLINAADQALYQAKAQGRDRYWVYG